A genomic window from Magnetovibrio sp. PR-2 includes:
- a CDS encoding capsid assembly protein gives MNTEPNPNVQNKPAMPTWVPAKFWDDEKGEIRTEDLARSYQELEQHLHSQGASNIPDAPSAYEIMIDDDLLDVDDEVNQRLFDNGFSQEQAQLVYDLAKEKLLPVIAQMSSQFEEARDAERLHQHFGGQDRFEAARQQLKAWGEANLPPNVYENLVSSADGVIAMAEMMQSREPALTRNAEFTPGTSEDDLKRMMKDPRYWKERDPAFVGRVRDGFKKLYPGAN, from the coding sequence ATGAACACCGAACCGAACCCCAATGTTCAAAACAAACCCGCCATGCCCACATGGGTGCCGGCGAAGTTTTGGGACGATGAAAAAGGCGAAATCCGCACCGAAGACTTGGCGCGGTCCTATCAAGAACTGGAACAACACCTGCACAGTCAGGGCGCTTCGAACATTCCGGACGCCCCCTCTGCCTATGAGATCATGATCGATGACGATCTCTTGGACGTTGACGACGAGGTCAATCAACGTTTGTTCGACAACGGCTTTTCCCAAGAACAAGCCCAATTGGTTTACGACTTGGCCAAAGAAAAGTTGTTGCCGGTCATCGCGCAAATGTCGTCTCAGTTTGAAGAAGCCCGCGACGCAGAACGTTTGCATCAACACTTCGGCGGCCAAGACCGTTTCGAAGCCGCACGTCAGCAACTCAAGGCCTGGGGTGAAGCAAATTTGCCACCCAATGTCTATGAAAACCTGGTGAGCTCCGCCGATGGTGTCATCGCCATGGCGGAAATGATGCAAAGCCGCGAACCGGCCTTGACGCGCAATGCGGAGTTCACGCCGGGCACCAGCGAGGACGACCTGAAACGCATGATGAAAGATCCGCGCTACTGGAAAGAGCGTGACCCTGCGTTTGTCGGGCGCGTGCGTGATGGTTTCAAAAAACTCTACCCGGGTGCGAACTGA
- a CDS encoding Bbp19 family protein translates to MSTQTSGWAWFERFAEHEDEVVSAQAEQEIRLAYARCFSSPDGQRVLEHLRSMTLERAMGPNVSAEHLRHIEGQRQLVSTIEQLTQRGRQGD, encoded by the coding sequence GTGAGCACGCAAACATCAGGTTGGGCGTGGTTCGAACGCTTTGCAGAACACGAAGACGAAGTTGTCAGCGCTCAAGCGGAACAAGAAATCCGTTTGGCCTATGCGCGTTGCTTTTCGTCACCCGACGGTCAGCGCGTGCTCGAACACTTGCGGTCCATGACATTGGAACGCGCCATGGGCCCGAATGTGAGCGCCGAACACCTGCGTCATATCGAAGGCCAAAGACAGTTGGTCAGCACCATCGAACAACTGACCCAACGCGGTCGCCAAGGCGACTGA
- a CDS encoding portal protein — protein sequence MDELTPEMIIKHYRQAKERRQIWESHWQDCYDFTLPQRNPANKNGHTAGERLFDGTAPDAVDQLAASLLSNLTPPWSRWIGLMPGTGMEGEDREDLVSKLDKVSEIIQSNIDRSNFAVEIHQCFLDLVTAGTACLMVEETPLGEGSALRFSAVPLFDVVFEGDANGALSGTLRRLKLTSRELKKRYPEAPELGAEKPQALDLDENRISVIEAVLPSDKGYRFMAVAEPAPGLANEAELLAEGTFDTSPFINFRWLKAPGEIYGRSPVMKALPDIKTANKIVELVLKNASISVTGIWQADDDGVLNPANIKLVPGAIIPKAVGSAGLTPLRNPGRFDISGSVLEGTRIAIRSALLADKLGQISGPRMSATEVVERSVEMARLLGATYGRLQSELLSPLIERAISVLRRRGEIPAISVDGRTIDIDYKSPLAQRQSQNGSSGAMAWLSAAVQLGGGVELVDVPRALHWLAKSYNIPEDILLSEKEMAQKLAEVEAGNGPVQSQSLMTALQKMGAPVEPPSETARIDPADRPTARTWRHRGLTPSHKLPDLKEPLDPMKGGEL from the coding sequence ATGGATGAGCTTACGCCGGAAATGATCATCAAGCACTATCGACAGGCCAAGGAACGCCGCCAAATCTGGGAAAGTCACTGGCAGGATTGTTATGACTTCACGTTGCCTCAACGCAATCCGGCCAACAAGAACGGCCATACGGCGGGTGAGCGCTTGTTTGACGGAACGGCGCCCGATGCCGTCGATCAGTTGGCGGCCAGTCTTTTGTCGAACTTAACCCCGCCCTGGTCGCGTTGGATTGGATTGATGCCGGGCACAGGTATGGAGGGTGAGGACCGCGAGGATTTGGTCAGCAAGCTCGATAAGGTGTCAGAGATTATCCAGTCGAACATTGACCGGTCGAATTTTGCCGTTGAGATCCATCAATGTTTCTTGGATCTGGTCACGGCCGGAACCGCATGCTTGATGGTGGAAGAAACACCGTTGGGGGAAGGTTCTGCCTTGCGCTTTAGTGCTGTGCCCCTATTTGATGTGGTTTTTGAAGGGGACGCAAACGGTGCTTTGAGCGGCACTTTGCGGCGTTTGAAACTCACATCGCGCGAATTGAAAAAACGCTATCCCGAAGCCCCGGAGTTGGGCGCTGAAAAACCACAGGCTTTGGACCTGGATGAAAATCGTATTTCGGTGATCGAAGCGGTTTTGCCCAGTGACAAAGGTTATCGTTTTATGGCGGTTGCAGAACCTGCGCCCGGCTTAGCCAATGAGGCCGAATTGCTGGCCGAAGGGACCTTCGACACGTCCCCGTTTATCAATTTCCGTTGGTTGAAAGCACCAGGTGAAATTTATGGACGTTCTCCGGTGATGAAAGCTTTGCCGGATATTAAGACGGCGAACAAAATTGTCGAGTTGGTATTGAAAAACGCATCGATCTCGGTGACGGGTATTTGGCAAGCCGATGACGACGGTGTGTTGAACCCGGCAAACATCAAATTGGTTCCTGGTGCCATCATTCCAAAGGCTGTTGGTTCTGCTGGATTGACGCCTTTGAGAAACCCAGGGCGTTTCGATATCTCCGGCTCGGTCTTGGAGGGCACGCGCATCGCCATTCGTTCGGCGCTGCTGGCCGATAAACTGGGCCAAATTTCTGGCCCGCGGATGAGTGCTACAGAAGTGGTCGAACGCTCTGTCGAAATGGCGCGCCTCCTCGGCGCGACATATGGCCGTTTGCAATCGGAACTATTGTCACCGTTGATCGAACGCGCGATTTCAGTCTTGCGCCGTCGTGGTGAAATCCCCGCTATTTCGGTAGATGGGCGGACCATCGACATCGACTACAAATCGCCACTGGCGCAGCGCCAATCACAAAACGGCTCGTCGGGTGCCATGGCTTGGCTCAGCGCCGCGGTCCAGTTGGGTGGGGGCGTGGAATTGGTTGACGTTCCGCGTGCACTGCACTGGCTGGCAAAGTCTTACAACATTCCCGAAGACATTTTGCTCAGCGAAAAAGAGATGGCGCAAAAACTTGCAGAAGTCGAAGCGGGTAACGGCCCGGTTCAAAGTCAGTCGTTGATGACGGCATTGCAAAAAATGGGAGCGCCGGTTGAGCCACCGTCAGAAACGGCGCGGATTGATCCTGCGGACCGGCCAACCGCGCGCACTTGGAGGCACCGTGGCCTTACACCATCACACAAATTACCCGACCTGAAAGAGCCTTTAGACCCCATGAAAGGAGGTGAGCTGTGA
- a CDS encoding S24 family peptidase: protein MMKHADVWKAVDKLAQAYGYSASGLARQAGLDPTTFNKSKRTTREGKERWPSTESIAKILKATGADLSQFTAYIQNGETPTPRNVPLIGFAQAGAEGFFDDAGYPTGGGWDAVPIPGTTDGHAYALEISGDSMDPVFRDGDIVIVSPEADIRRGDRVVVKTSGGEVMAKVLLRKTAQRIELGSFNPDHENREFALADIDWMARIIWAQQ, encoded by the coding sequence ATTATGAAACATGCAGATGTTTGGAAAGCAGTCGACAAGCTCGCGCAGGCCTATGGCTATTCTGCGTCAGGATTGGCGCGTCAGGCGGGCTTAGACCCCACCACCTTCAACAAATCCAAGCGCACCACGCGCGAGGGGAAGGAACGCTGGCCGTCCACCGAAAGCATTGCCAAAATCCTCAAAGCCACGGGCGCGGATCTGTCTCAATTCACCGCTTATATTCAAAACGGTGAAACCCCAACACCTCGCAACGTGCCCTTGATCGGCTTTGCCCAAGCGGGCGCGGAAGGATTTTTCGACGATGCGGGATACCCCACCGGTGGCGGTTGGGATGCGGTGCCCATTCCCGGCACCACGGACGGACATGCCTATGCGTTGGAGATTTCCGGCGACAGCATGGACCCGGTCTTTCGCGACGGTGATATTGTGATTGTTTCCCCCGAAGCGGACATTCGGCGCGGGGATCGTGTGGTGGTCAAAACTTCTGGTGGCGAGGTCATGGCCAAAGTCCTGCTGCGCAAAACCGCCCAGCGCATCGAGCTTGGCTCTTTCAACCCCGATCACGAAAATCGCGAATTCGCCCTCGCCGACATCGACTGGATGGCCCGCATCATTTGGGCACAGCAGTAA
- a CDS encoding tetratricopeptide repeat-containing glycosyltransferase family protein: MSVQKQLQQALQLHQSGHVADAADLYAAVLRADPKNTDALNLLGSIFIESGQLDTGIQLCQEAVNTAPDFFVPYVNLGNGLQAAGRLEEAANAFQKAVDLNANSAIVYSNLGSALNALGRFDEAAEACEDAVKLEPGFVGAYTNLGNARQGLGDDEAALSAFQKAVELNQNDSDAQYNLGTLFKRLEHYDDALAALEIAVKLDPNHVDKLYNLGLTLGELSRYEEAEVHYQKCLAFAPDHEDALNNLSATLKELGRLDEAEDYIRQALTANPDNDELHWNLALVLLQQGRYEDGWAAYEHRWDAPGFTTPKRDFGKPAWNGDEAGDQTLLIHAEQGFGDAMLMARFVPWAAKRSQAVHVECRPGLERLFATLDGVASVTSYGDSLPTFDCHIAMMSLPHSFGLTLDTIPADVPYLNVPDGIEADPCIGEADGLKVGVVWAGNPTRIKDNERSCDPDLFRQLAEIDGVSLFNLQMGHGADGYSVLSELDNVFDVTPGLNDFADTAAQIDALDLVITVDTAVGHLAGALGKPVWGLHAANASYLWLQEREDTPWYPTMRLFRQTTRGDWAGVMEQVVQELKAFK, encoded by the coding sequence ATGAGCGTTCAAAAACAACTTCAGCAGGCCCTACAACTCCACCAATCGGGCCACGTCGCGGACGCGGCGGATTTGTACGCGGCTGTGTTGCGGGCCGATCCCAAAAATACCGATGCGCTGAACTTGCTGGGTTCGATCTTTATTGAATCCGGTCAGCTGGATACGGGCATTCAGTTGTGTCAGGAAGCGGTGAACACGGCGCCGGACTTTTTTGTGCCGTATGTGAACCTGGGCAATGGCCTGCAAGCCGCCGGACGATTGGAAGAGGCCGCAAACGCGTTTCAAAAGGCCGTGGACCTTAACGCCAACAGCGCCATTGTTTATTCAAACTTAGGTAGTGCTCTCAATGCTTTGGGGCGATTTGACGAAGCTGCAGAGGCCTGTGAAGACGCGGTGAAGTTGGAGCCCGGGTTTGTTGGGGCCTATACCAACTTGGGCAACGCGCGACAAGGGCTCGGCGATGATGAAGCCGCTCTAAGCGCCTTTCAAAAAGCGGTGGAGTTGAACCAGAACGATTCCGACGCACAGTACAATTTGGGCACGCTGTTCAAACGTCTGGAGCATTATGACGATGCGCTGGCGGCCTTGGAGATTGCGGTGAAGCTCGATCCCAATCACGTCGACAAACTTTACAACCTGGGCCTGACATTGGGTGAACTCAGCCGGTATGAAGAGGCGGAAGTGCACTACCAAAAGTGCTTAGCCTTCGCACCGGATCACGAAGACGCCTTAAACAATCTGTCGGCCACGTTGAAAGAGTTGGGTCGCCTGGACGAGGCTGAGGATTATATCCGTCAAGCCTTAACCGCCAATCCGGATAACGATGAACTTCACTGGAACCTCGCATTGGTGCTGTTGCAACAAGGCCGGTACGAAGACGGCTGGGCCGCATACGAACATCGTTGGGACGCGCCCGGGTTCACCACGCCCAAGCGAGATTTTGGCAAACCAGCTTGGAACGGTGATGAGGCAGGGGATCAAACACTGCTGATCCATGCCGAACAAGGTTTTGGGGATGCCATGCTCATGGCACGCTTCGTTCCCTGGGCCGCCAAACGCAGTCAGGCCGTGCATGTGGAATGTCGCCCGGGGTTGGAACGTTTGTTCGCGACCTTAGACGGTGTCGCCTCCGTCACATCATATGGGGACAGTTTACCCACATTTGATTGCCACATCGCCATGATGAGTTTACCCCACTCTTTTGGCCTGACCTTGGACACTATTCCCGCCGACGTGCCGTATCTGAATGTACCGGACGGTATCGAAGCTGATCCCTGTATTGGCGAAGCGGACGGACTGAAGGTCGGCGTTGTGTGGGCGGGCAATCCGACGCGCATCAAAGACAATGAACGCTCTTGCGATCCTGATCTGTTTCGCCAGCTGGCCGAGATTGACGGCGTGAGCCTGTTCAACCTGCAGATGGGCCATGGTGCAGACGGCTATTCAGTCTTGAGCGAACTGGACAATGTGTTTGATGTGACGCCGGGCCTGAACGATTTTGCCGATACAGCCGCGCAAATTGACGCCCTGGATTTGGTCATCACTGTCGACACAGCCGTCGGGCATTTGGCCGGAGCCCTGGGCAAACCCGTATGGGGACTGCACGCGGCGAATGCCAGCTACCTCTGGCTACAAGAGCGTGAAGATACACCGTGGTATCCCACCATGCGCCTGTTCCGCCAAACCACGCGAGGTGATTGGGCGGGCGTGATGGAGCAGGTGGTGCAAGAGCTGAAGGCTTTTAAGTAG
- a CDS encoding lysine--tRNA ligase: MPFQPDTPISKVHELAEHSNAWPFAEARALVKHLKGKVPEKGFVLFETGYGPSGLPHIGTFGEVARTTMVRKAFETLTDMPTKLFAYSDDMDGFRKVPTNLPNQEMLGEHIGKPLTSIPDPFGTHESFAHHNNARLQAFLDGFGFDYEFKSATEEYKSGRLDQMLLQVLQNHEKVLDIILPTLGEERRATYSPFLPVCPDTGIVLQVPVIETKPDDGTIVYRREDDTLVETPVTGGHCKLQWKADWAGRWTALDVDYEMSGKDLIESVKLGSRICRAIGGTPPLNLTYELFLDDKGEKISKSKGNGLSMEDWLRYATPESLSLFMYQKPKTAKRLFFDIIPKNVDEYLTFLGKFGEQEEKDQLNNPVWHIHGGQPPQPEAEGLSYNILLNLASVCGSDDKAVLWHFITRYAPDATPENSPILDQLVGYAINYYTDFVKPTKQYRAPNDAERTALEALKAKLETLGADTSASDIQTEVFTVGKEHGFENLRDWFKACYEVLLGQEQGPRMGSFIALYGINETVDLIAKALAGEDMSA; the protein is encoded by the coding sequence ATGCCTTTCCAGCCGGATACGCCCATTTCCAAAGTCCATGAATTGGCCGAGCATTCCAATGCTTGGCCCTTCGCCGAAGCGCGCGCTTTGGTCAAGCACTTGAAGGGCAAGGTGCCAGAGAAGGGCTTTGTGCTGTTTGAAACCGGCTACGGCCCGTCCGGCCTGCCGCACATCGGCACGTTCGGTGAGGTGGCACGCACGACTATGGTGCGCAAAGCCTTTGAAACGCTCACCGATATGCCGACCAAGCTGTTTGCGTATTCCGATGATATGGACGGGTTTCGCAAGGTGCCGACGAACCTGCCGAACCAAGAGATGCTGGGCGAGCACATCGGTAAACCCTTGACGTCGATTCCCGATCCGTTCGGAACGCACGAAAGCTTCGCGCATCATAACAATGCGCGTCTGCAAGCGTTCTTGGACGGTTTTGGCTTTGACTACGAATTCAAATCGGCCACCGAAGAATACAAATCGGGCCGTTTGGATCAGATGCTGTTGCAAGTTCTGCAAAATCACGAAAAGGTTTTGGACATCATCTTGCCAACCTTGGGCGAAGAGCGCCGCGCGACCTATTCGCCGTTCCTGCCCGTGTGTCCCGACACCGGCATCGTGTTGCAAGTGCCCGTGATCGAAACCAAACCCGACGACGGCACCATCGTCTACAGACGCGAAGACGACACGTTGGTCGAAACCCCGGTGACGGGCGGCCACTGTAAACTGCAGTGGAAAGCCGACTGGGCCGGACGCTGGACCGCGTTGGACGTGGACTATGAAATGTCCGGCAAAGATTTGATCGAAAGTGTCAAACTCGGCAGCCGCATTTGTCGTGCTATCGGGGGCACACCGCCGTTGAACCTGACGTACGAATTGTTCTTGGACGACAAGGGCGAAAAGATTTCCAAGTCCAAGGGTAACGGGCTTTCCATGGAAGACTGGCTGCGTTACGCCACGCCGGAAAGCCTGAGTTTGTTCATGTACCAAAAGCCCAAAACGGCGAAGCGTTTGTTTTTCGACATCATTCCGAAAAACGTCGATGAATACCTGACGTTCTTGGGTAAGTTTGGCGAACAGGAAGAAAAAGACCAGCTCAACAACCCGGTCTGGCACATTCACGGCGGCCAACCGCCTCAGCCCGAAGCTGAGGGTTTGAGCTACAACATCTTGCTCAACCTCGCCAGCGTGTGTGGGTCAGACGACAAGGCTGTGTTGTGGCACTTCATTACACGCTATGCGCCCGACGCCACACCGGAAAACTCGCCGATCTTGGATCAACTGGTGGGCTACGCCATCAACTACTACACGGATTTTGTCAAACCGACGAAGCAGTATCGTGCACCAAACGACGCAGAACGGACGGCCTTGGAAGCTTTGAAAGCCAAGCTGGAAACTTTGGGCGCGGATACATCCGCCAGCGATATTCAAACGGAAGTCTTTACGGTCGGAAAAGAGCACGGCTTTGAAAACCTGCGCGACTGGTTCAAGGCGTGTTACGAAGTTCTGCTGGGCCAAGAACAGGGGCCGCGCATGGGCAGTTTCATTGCGCTCTACGGTATCAACGAAACCGTCGACTTGATCGCCAAAGCGTTGGCGGGCGAAGACATGAGCGCTTAA
- a CDS encoding FAD-dependent oxidoreductase, which yields MALKLAYHLNFEDLYDPSGLAAVDRAFMDFLGEHDGDLKTRLTAGREAPDELEAEADLLVELSPVVDAFVAELFAVQDELGALSGQHVALEPLYACKRLFVQRRALKGKKSEDAETLDGEALCQRLEEQLGETLTQISFSTAVMAWLDDADTHNNALQLAQDYALWATLSEAGQLKHKTDILFRQPEKLDYDDLVHTQKAKVGAVEALELPLKRHVSRDGFKLIDPGCDLVGALDEAHYCVLCHERDKDSCSKGLHDKKTGEFAKNPLGVELAGCPLEEKISEMHTVLIQGHAIAALAMVAVDNPLCALTGHRICNDCMKACIYQKQEPVNIPEVETRVLKDVLSLPWGFEIYSLLTRWNPLDIRRPLPRAETGYKVLVVGTGPAGANLSHQLMNEGHSVVAIDGAKIEPLDPGLSGVDLLGERYPFQPVHTIDDIREDLDTRAMAGFGGVAEYGITVRWDKNFLKVVRLLLERRKQFRMYGGVRFGAQITKDQAYAMGFDHIALCMGAGKPTVLDIKNNLARGVRQASDFLMALQLTGAAKHDSLANLQLRMPVVVIGGGLTAIDTATEALAYYVEQVERFVERYDVLAAELGRDKLRARWSDEDEAIADEYMEHGRALRYERACAKAHGRPAEPSRLLERWGGATIAYRRRMVDAPSYRLNHEEITKALEQGVRFAELLSPTAIDVDQHGWASGVKLALQEMGEDGRPHPTGEMTELPARAVLIAAGTQPNTVLTREDETFADLDGKYFQAVDAKGIDVSPEWSDKPQDVQVLMDATAGRTMSFFGDLHPSYAGNVVRALASTKQGYPVVDAALAKAQPNSVPFDDLVRDLDQGLIARVVEVKRLTPNIVEVIVKAPFGARAFKPGQFFRLQNFETLASVVNDTRMAMEGLALTGAWVDKDQGIVSTIVLEMGGSSKLCRDLEVGEPIVLMGPTGAPTETPGGETVLLAGGGLGNAVLFSIGQALRAAGSKVLYFAGYKNPGDRYHVENIEAAADTIVWCTDVEPAIEPGRHGDFSYVGNIVEAMKAYGTGALGTPPIALSEVDRVVAIGSDIMMNAVKEARHGVLKDLMKPKHTAIASINAPMQCMMKEICAQCLQRHVDPETGVESVVFTCFNQDQPQDLVDFGCLNSRLKQNAIAEKLTAAWIEHCHSTG from the coding sequence ATGGCGCTGAAACTGGCTTATCATCTGAATTTCGAAGACCTTTATGATCCAAGTGGTTTGGCTGCGGTGGATCGTGCATTCATGGATTTTCTGGGCGAGCACGACGGTGATCTAAAAACACGGCTGACGGCAGGCCGCGAAGCTCCAGACGAATTGGAAGCCGAAGCCGATTTGTTGGTTGAGCTGTCCCCCGTCGTTGATGCCTTCGTCGCCGAACTGTTCGCCGTGCAAGACGAACTGGGCGCGTTGAGCGGCCAACATGTGGCGTTGGAGCCGCTCTATGCCTGCAAACGCCTGTTTGTGCAGCGCCGCGCCCTGAAAGGCAAAAAATCCGAAGACGCGGAAACTTTAGATGGTGAAGCTTTATGCCAGCGCCTTGAAGAGCAGCTTGGCGAAACGCTGACGCAAATTTCTTTTTCTACGGCGGTCATGGCGTGGCTGGACGATGCTGACACCCACAACAATGCGCTTCAGCTGGCGCAAGACTACGCCCTGTGGGCCACGTTGAGCGAAGCGGGGCAGTTGAAGCACAAGACGGACATCTTGTTCCGTCAGCCTGAAAAACTCGACTATGACGACTTGGTGCACACCCAAAAGGCAAAGGTTGGCGCGGTCGAAGCCTTGGAGCTTCCCTTAAAACGCCACGTGTCGCGCGATGGCTTTAAGCTCATCGACCCAGGTTGTGATTTGGTCGGTGCGTTGGACGAAGCACATTATTGTGTGCTGTGTCATGAGCGGGACAAGGATTCGTGCTCCAAAGGCTTGCACGACAAAAAGACGGGCGAATTTGCCAAGAACCCCTTGGGCGTTGAGCTGGCCGGTTGCCCGCTGGAAGAAAAAATATCGGAAATGCACACGGTCTTGATCCAAGGCCACGCCATTGCCGCCTTGGCCATGGTGGCGGTGGACAATCCGTTGTGTGCGCTGACCGGGCACCGCATTTGCAACGACTGCATGAAGGCGTGCATCTATCAAAAACAAGAACCAGTCAATATCCCTGAAGTCGAAACCCGTGTGCTCAAAGACGTTTTGAGCCTGCCCTGGGGCTTTGAAATCTACAGCTTGCTCACACGTTGGAACCCGCTCGACATCCGCCGCCCACTGCCGCGCGCTGAGACGGGCTACAAAGTCTTGGTCGTGGGCACGGGTCCGGCAGGCGCAAATTTGAGCCACCAGCTAATGAACGAAGGCCACAGCGTTGTTGCCATTGACGGGGCGAAGATCGAACCCTTGGACCCGGGGCTCAGCGGCGTTGATCTTCTCGGGGAACGCTATCCCTTCCAACCCGTGCACACCATTGACGACATCCGCGAAGACTTAGACACCCGTGCCATGGCGGGATTTGGCGGTGTTGCGGAATACGGCATTACCGTGCGGTGGGACAAAAACTTCCTGAAAGTCGTCAGGCTGTTGTTGGAGCGGCGCAAACAGTTTCGCATGTATGGCGGTGTGCGCTTTGGTGCGCAAATCACCAAAGATCAGGCTTATGCCATGGGCTTCGATCACATCGCGTTGTGCATGGGCGCGGGTAAGCCGACGGTATTGGATATCAAAAACAACTTGGCGCGTGGCGTGCGTCAGGCTTCGGATTTTTTGATGGCGCTGCAGCTCACAGGCGCGGCAAAGCACGACAGTTTGGCGAACTTACAATTGCGCATGCCCGTGGTGGTGATCGGTGGCGGCTTGACCGCCATTGACACGGCAACAGAAGCCTTGGCGTACTACGTCGAACAGGTTGAACGTTTTGTGGAACGCTACGATGTTTTAGCCGCTGAATTGGGCCGCGACAAATTGCGCGCGCGCTGGTCGGACGAAGACGAAGCCATCGCCGATGAATACATGGAACATGGCCGGGCCCTACGCTATGAGCGCGCCTGCGCCAAGGCCCATGGCCGCCCGGCGGAGCCGTCGCGATTGCTGGAACGTTGGGGCGGGGCAACCATCGCGTATCGGCGGCGTATGGTTGACGCGCCGAGCTATCGGCTCAACCACGAAGAAATCACCAAGGCCTTGGAACAAGGCGTGCGCTTTGCGGAATTGTTGTCGCCAACGGCCATTGACGTTGACCAGCATGGCTGGGCAAGCGGCGTGAAACTCGCTTTGCAAGAGATGGGTGAAGACGGCAGGCCGCATCCCACAGGTGAGATGACAGAACTGCCAGCTCGCGCGGTGTTGATCGCGGCGGGCACGCAACCCAACACCGTGTTGACGCGCGAAGACGAAACCTTTGCAGACCTGGACGGCAAGTATTTCCAGGCCGTGGATGCTAAAGGCATAGATGTGAGCCCCGAGTGGTCTGACAAGCCCCAAGACGTTCAGGTGTTGATGGACGCCACAGCGGGCCGGACCATGAGTTTCTTTGGCGATCTTCATCCCAGCTACGCCGGGAACGTGGTCCGCGCGTTGGCCAGCACCAAACAAGGCTATCCGGTTGTGGACGCCGCTTTGGCGAAAGCCCAACCCAATTCGGTGCCGTTCGATGACCTTGTGCGCGATTTGGATCAAGGCCTGATCGCCCGGGTGGTGGAGGTGAAACGCTTAACGCCGAACATCGTCGAAGTGATCGTCAAAGCGCCCTTTGGAGCGCGGGCGTTCAAGCCGGGGCAGTTTTTCAGGTTGCAAAACTTCGAAACGCTGGCGTCTGTCGTCAATGACACGCGCATGGCGATGGAAGGTTTGGCGCTGACGGGGGCTTGGGTGGATAAAGACCAAGGCATTGTGTCGACCATCGTGTTGGAAATGGGTGGCTCTTCAAAATTGTGCCGGGACTTAGAGGTGGGTGAACCCATTGTCCTGATGGGGCCAACGGGCGCGCCGACAGAAACCCCGGGGGGAGAAACCGTCCTGCTCGCGGGTGGTGGCTTGGGCAATGCCGTGCTGTTTTCCATCGGTCAAGCGTTGCGGGCTGCGGGCTCAAAGGTTCTCTACTTCGCAGGCTATAAAAACCCAGGCGACCGTTACCATGTGGAAAACATCGAAGCTGCCGCCGACACCATCGTGTGGTGCACGGACGTGGAGCCCGCTATCGAACCGGGCCGCCATGGCGACTTCAGCTATGTGGGCAACATCGTCGAAGCCATGAAGGCCTATGGGACGGGGGCGCTGGGCACACCGCCCATCGCCTTGTCCGAAGTTGACCGGGTGGTCGCCATTGGATCGGACATCATGATGAACGCCGTGAAAGAGGCGCGCCACGGGGTGTTGAAAGACCTAATGAAGCCCAAACACACCGCCATCGCGTCCATCAACGCACCCATGCAGTGCATGATGAAAGAGATTTGTGCTCAGTGCCTCCAACGTCACGTGGACCCGGAAACGGGGGTGGAAAGCGTGGTGTTCACCTGCTTCAACCAAGACCAGCCCCAAGACTTGGTGGACTTCGGCTGCTTGAATTCCAGGCTCAAGCAAAATGCCATAGCGGAAAAGCTCACCGCGGCCTGGATTGAGCATTGCCACAGCACTGGTTGA
- a CDS encoding rhodanese-like domain-containing protein produces the protein MSASNDNRYAGDILPNDAWTRLADEDNCVLIDVRTPEEWTYVGVPDISGLGKEVYFVPWLFFPKNNVNPNFVHQVLETVKPLNEETTVLFICRSGIRSAFAAQALCDMGYPNCYNVAHGFEGDHNEYKHRGRDNGWKVDGLPWVQG, from the coding sequence ATGTCAGCATCCAACGACAACCGATATGCGGGCGATATCTTGCCCAACGACGCCTGGACTCGCCTTGCGGACGAAGACAACTGCGTGCTCATCGACGTGCGCACCCCTGAAGAATGGACCTATGTGGGCGTTCCCGATATTTCCGGGCTCGGCAAAGAAGTCTACTTCGTACCCTGGCTGTTTTTCCCCAAAAACAACGTAAACCCGAATTTTGTGCACCAAGTTTTGGAAACCGTGAAGCCGCTGAACGAAGAGACAACGGTCTTGTTCATCTGCCGCTCGGGCATACGCTCGGCCTTTGCGGCCCAGGCGCTATGCGACATGGGCTATCCCAATTGCTACAACGTCGCCCACGGGTTTGAGGGTGACCACAACGAATACAAACACCGCGGCCGCGACAACGGCTGGAAGGTGGACGGCTTGCCCTGGGTGCAGGGTTAA